The Eleginops maclovinus isolate JMC-PN-2008 ecotype Puerto Natales chromosome 3, JC_Emac_rtc_rv5, whole genome shotgun sequence genome includes a region encoding these proteins:
- the rpp25l gene encoding ribonuclease P protein subunit p25-like protein, which yields MENYAKARTLEQPSVCPFPGLPPDTPEVRVKDGSKIRNLLRYAQSRMEAKPRAGAAAEEGRPEPEDGGVEAGGRQEGRQEAPGRQEAPGRQEGQQEAPGRQEGRQEGRQEGRQKAPGRKEASRRPLCSHIVFTSSGKGVSKAITCAEILKRRLGGLHQLTRLAFDSLQEVWEPLEPGAGLDPLTVSRKLPTLWILLSRDPLDCSLPGYQAPGRYDALWAPEGEGLSGQKQGHKRKKGGGGGGRGRGSGRQTGRS from the coding sequence atgGAGAACTACGCTAAAGCTCGGACGCTGGAGCAGCCGTCCGTCTGTCCCTTCCCCGGCCTCCCCCCCGACACGCCAGAGGTCCGTGTCAAAGACGGCAGCAAGATTCGCAATCTGCTGCGCTATGCCCAGAGCCGCATGGAGGCCAAACCCCGAGCGGGGGCGGCAGCGGAGGAGGGGCGACCCGAACCCGAGGATGGAGGCGTGGAAGCTGGGGGACGACAGGAAGGACGACAGGAAGCTCCGGGACGACAGGAAGCTCCAGGACGACAGGAAGGACAACAGGAAGCTCCGGGACGACAGGAAGGACGACAGGAAGGACGACAGGAAGGACGACAGAAAGCTCCAGGACGTAAGGAAGCTTCCAGACGGCCGCTCTGCTCACACATCGTCTTCACATCAAGTGGAAAGGGCGTGTCCAAAGCCATCACCTGCGCAGAGATCCTGAAGCGGCGGTTGGGGGGGCTGCACCAGCTGACCCGGCTGGCGTTCGACTCCCTGCAGGAGGTGTGGGAGCCTCTGGAGCCTGGCGCCGGCCTGGACCCCCTCACCGTCAGCAGGAAGCTGCCCACCCTCTGGATCCTGCTCTCCAGAGATCCGCTGGACTGCAGCCTGCCCGGGTACCAGGCGCCCGGACGCTACGACGCCCTGTGGGCTCCGGAGGGCGAGGGGCTGAGCGGACAAAAGCAGGGACacaagaggaagaagggaggagggggagggggcagAGGGAGGGGCTCCGGGCGTCAGACTGGGCGCTCGTAG
- the LOC134862248 gene encoding LOW QUALITY PROTEIN: gamma-aminobutyric acid type B receptor subunit 2-like (The sequence of the model RefSeq protein was modified relative to this genomic sequence to represent the inferred CDS: inserted 1 base in 1 codon) — protein MREQRVQLLLLLLGGGVCWVVHAQVRHPLPVLWTMGSAGGNLTGSVAPAVRLALQDLERQAPPLGEYELQLHPLHPQCDPAASLKALFDALWGGPQFLLLLGGVSCPSVTGIIARSLPALHLLQVSFSAPPPSLSNRKWYGSLXSTLPSDRAVNQAAVKLLQRYRWSRVGLLTQEGAKHSVMKKDLERQLLKADVHVVSSESFSADACSSLRTIRERDARIIIALLHQDSAPEVFCCAYRLNMFGARYQWLLLADGAAAGWSWVGRRSGCSADSLQTAADGAMRLQRRVLSSSGAPGVSGRTPQQYLRLLTEEGSKVDPLHGYAYDAVWVAARALTQVMEAVKLREKYGSQRNTSGEELQRKLLDALKHTHFQGVTGPVFFRNGERMASIELLQFQGSGGVLVGDFNTSTQQLRLMNHLLKFKGPAAARDRTLVLEQCLHVGLLMFGLVSSAAALTTILTLTALLFTLIHRTHQRRGLCAGCLEELLLLGLLLSSSSVLISGLDGPSLSHQVFETLCSVRLWTLSVGHTVVLAVLFIRSWGVYSLRSIKPPQQHRRRRSLCVLLWFLLMDALLLTTWQVLDPLRRVVLQHGDQSVSAEEDVVIRPFSETCSSGNMELWITVLCGYKAPLMGLGCFMAWSIRRVEDDPRAASRRRLTLSMLALMLLSVAGAAASLLTSHNPPLHFCLRSTLILCCNICILSLMFAPRLRLWKLCLRNSEQQRPTETQIEAAEEEEEEEEEDKEEDKKLLISLNQQLKSHTAQLDAEIETLTLQLCELAPQPRLHHAPPARNNGKARCVRWTHAAQVCSEDRNSGGKPSSLDSINAPEHVQRRVSVQLPILHLSYMPAVGGVSASSSSLFPQRDDHFLFT, from the exons ATGAGGGAGCAGCGtgttcagctcctcctcctgctgctgggggggggtgtgtgttgGGTGGTCCATGCTCAGGTGCGACACCCCCTCCCTGTGCTGTGGACGATGGGGTCGGCGGGGGGAAACCTGACAGGCTCCGTGGCCCCTGCTGTGCGCCTCGCCCTGCAAGACCTGGAGAGACAGGCCCCCCCACTGGGAGAATACGAGCTGCAGCTGCACCCCCTCCACCCTCAG TGTGACCCCGCTGCGTCTCTCAAAGCTCTGTTTGACGCTCTGTGGGGGGGGCCGcagttcctgctgctgcttggGGGGGTCTCCTGCCCCTCAGTGACGGGGATCATCGCTCGCTCTCTGCCAGCACTGCACCTGCTGCAG gtATCCTTCTCGGCCCCGCCCCCCTCCCTGTCCAACCGGAAGTGGTACGGCAGCC TTAGCACGCTGCCATCGGACCGCGCTGTGAACCAGGCGGCCGTGAAGCTGCTGCAGCGCTACAGGTGGAGCCGGGTGGGGCTCCTCACTCAGGAGGGGGCCAAACACTCAGTG ATGAAGAAGGACCTCGAGCGGCAGCTGCTGAAGGCCGATGTTCACGTGGTTTCCTCCGAGAGCTTCTCTGCAGACGCCTGCAGCAGCCTCAGGACGATCAGG GAGAGAGACGCTCGCATCATCATCGCGCTGCTCCACCAGGACTCTGCCCCCGAGGTGTTCTGCTGC GCCTACAGACTGAACATGTTCGGGGCTCGGTACCAGTGGCTGCTGCTGGCTGACGGAGCAGCTGCCGGGTGGAGCTGGGTGGGGCGGCGGTCCGGCTGCAGTGCCGACAGCCTGCAGACGGCTGCAGACGGAGCCATGCGGCTGCAGAGGAGAGTGCTCAGCAGCTCGGGGGCCCCGGGGGTCTCCGGACGG ACTCCTCAGCAGTACCTGCGCCTGCTGACCGAGGAGGGGTCAAAGGTCGACCCGCTGCACGGCTACGCCTACGACGCCGTGTGGGTGGCGGCGCGCGCCCTGACGCAGGTGATGGAGGCGGTGAAGCTTCGAGAGAAGTACGGAAGCCAGAGGAACACGAgcggggaggagctgcagaggaagctgctggatgccctgaagcacacacacttccagggAGTCACC GGCCCGGTTTTCTTCCGGAACGGGGAGCGGATGGCGTCGATcgagctgcttcagtttcaag GCAGCGGGGGGGTGTTGGTGGGAGACTTCAACACCTCCACCCAGCAGCTCAGACTGATGAACCACCTGCTCAAGTTCAAAG GTCCGGCAGCAGCCAGAGACCGGACGCTGGTTCTGGAGCAGTGTCTGCACGTCGGCCTGCTGATGTTCGGCCTGGTGTCGTCGGCTGCAGCTCTGACCACCATCCTCACTCTGACCGCCCTCCTCTTCACCCTCATCCACCGCACACACCA gcggCGGGGTTTGTGTGCTGGATgtctggaggagctgctgctgctcggcctcctcctctcctcctcctccgtcctGATTTCCGGGCTGGACGGACCCTCGCTGTCCCACCAGGTGTTCGAGACCCTCTGCTCC GTGCGTCTGTGGACCCTCTCTGTGGGACACACGGTGGTCCTGGCTGTGCTCTTCATCAGGTCCTGGGGGGTGTACTCCCTGCGCAGCATCAAACCCCCG cagcagcacaggaggAGGCGCTCCCTCTGCGTGTTGCTCTGGTTCCTCCTGATGGACGCGCTGCTTTTAACCACCTGGCAGGTCCTGGACCCCCTCAGACGGGTGGTGCTGCAGCACGGCGACCAG agtgtgtctgcagaggaggACGTTGTGATCCGGCCGTTCTCTGAAACCTGCAGCAGCGGAAACATGGAGCTGTGGATCACCGTGCTCTGCGGGTACAAAGCTCCTCTGATG GGTCTGGGCTGCTTCATGGCGTGGAGCATCAGGAGGGTGGAGGATGACCCCCGCGCTGCCAGCAGGAGGCGCCTGACGCTCAGCATGTTGGCTCTGATGCTGCTCAGTGTTGCAGGAGCTGCAGCGTCCCTGCTGACTTCCCACAATCCTCCACTGCACTTCTGTCTGCGCAGCACCCTCATCCTCTGCTGCAACATCTGCATCCTCAGCCTGATGTTCGCGCCCCGGCTCAGA TTGTGGAAATTGTGTTTGAGAAACAGCGAGCAGCAGAGGCCTACAGAGACGCAGATTgaagctgcagaggaggaggaggaggaggaggaagaggataaGGAAGAGGATAAGAAGCTTCTGATCAGCTTGAACCAGCAGCTGAAGAGTCACACGGCTCAG CTGGATGCAGAAATAGAAACCCTCACCCTGCAGCTGTGTGAGCTGGCCCCTCAGCCCCGGCTGCACCACGCCCCCCCTGCCCGAAACAACG gtaaAGCCAGGTGTGTGCGCTGGACCCATGCAGCTCAGGTGTGCTCAGAGGACA